From a region of the Corallococcus coralloides DSM 2259 genome:
- a CDS encoding DsbA family protein encodes MKTSRNENETPPEVQALCDPQTGTCALPGVAPKSTGASAEGPVGEVLYVGDPMCSWCWGGSPGLRQLEAEANRRGIPFRVLVGGLRAGGGDPWNERFKGFLRHHWEEIAARTGQPFSTRFLDRAVFNYDTEPACRAFLVMRGMLEEIPGPETRAYDVFAAIQRKFYAEGEDPTVASFYESICAAHGLDFRVFLSRFDHADAKRATANEFQEVRALGVNGFPTVLFRGGAGVEVLASGFATGPRMVEALARATKSARGEA; translated from the coding sequence ATGAAGACCTCCAGAAACGAGAACGAGACGCCCCCAGAGGTGCAGGCGCTGTGTGATCCCCAGACTGGGACGTGCGCGCTTCCCGGCGTGGCGCCGAAGAGCACCGGGGCGAGCGCCGAGGGGCCCGTGGGAGAGGTGCTCTATGTGGGGGACCCGATGTGCTCCTGGTGCTGGGGAGGCTCGCCCGGCCTCCGCCAACTGGAGGCGGAGGCAAACCGTCGGGGCATCCCCTTCCGCGTCCTGGTGGGCGGGCTCCGTGCGGGAGGCGGGGACCCCTGGAACGAGCGGTTCAAAGGCTTCCTGCGCCACCACTGGGAAGAGATTGCCGCGCGCACCGGGCAGCCGTTCTCTACCCGGTTCCTCGACCGGGCGGTGTTCAACTACGACACCGAGCCTGCGTGCCGCGCGTTCCTCGTCATGCGCGGGATGCTCGAGGAGATACCGGGACCGGAGACGCGCGCGTACGACGTGTTTGCCGCCATCCAGCGGAAGTTCTACGCCGAGGGGGAGGACCCGACCGTGGCGTCCTTCTACGAGAGCATCTGCGCCGCGCACGGCCTCGACTTCAGGGTGTTCCTGAGCCGGTTCGACCATGCGGACGCGAAGCGGGCGACGGCGAACGAGTTCCAGGAGGTCAGGGCCCTGGGCGTGAACGGGTTCCCCACCGTGCTCTTCCGTGGCGGCGCCGGCGTCGAAGTGCTCGCGAGCGGCTTCGCGACCGGACCGCGCATGGTCGAGGCGCTCGCTCGGGCGACGAAGTCAGCAAGGGGCGAGGCGTGA
- the chrA gene encoding chromate efflux transporter, whose product MPLVPVHHEAPTAHGLNASHSRDVTRGSLGEVARVFLRLGLTAFGGPAAHIAMMEDELVRRRRWLPREEFLDLLGATHLIPGPNSTELAIHLGHRRAGWPGLLVAGVCFIVPAMLLTLAAAWAYVRFGTLPQAGALLYGVKPVILAVVLQALGSLGKTALTTWPRTAVAIGAAVASALGANELLILAVAGGSLAAWSHFRSSPESRSALTLTPFVLDGVTVMAATAPVPASLGGLFLFFLKVGSVLFGSGYVLLAFLRADLVERWGWLTEAQLLDAVAVGQFTPGPVFTTATFIGYLVGGTPGAGLATLGIFLPAFVFVALSGPLIPRLRRSRTAGAVLDGVNAASLALMAVVTWQLGRAALVDGWTVALAVLGAVLLLRWRVNSAWLVLGGAAAGLLRAM is encoded by the coding sequence ATTCCGCTGGTTCCGGTTCATCACGAGGCTCCTACGGCGCATGGACTCAACGCATCGCATTCCCGCGACGTCACCCGGGGCTCGCTTGGTGAGGTCGCGCGGGTCTTCCTCCGGCTGGGGCTGACGGCCTTTGGGGGCCCTGCTGCTCACATCGCCATGATGGAAGACGAGCTCGTGCGGCGGCGCCGGTGGCTCCCCCGTGAGGAGTTCCTCGACCTGCTGGGCGCCACCCACCTGATTCCAGGCCCGAACTCCACCGAACTGGCCATCCACCTGGGCCACCGGCGCGCCGGCTGGCCCGGGCTGCTGGTGGCCGGCGTCTGCTTCATCGTCCCGGCGATGCTCCTGACGCTGGCGGCGGCCTGGGCCTACGTGCGTTTTGGCACCCTGCCGCAAGCCGGCGCCCTCTTGTACGGCGTCAAACCCGTCATCCTGGCCGTGGTCCTCCAGGCCCTGGGGAGCCTCGGCAAGACGGCCCTGACGACGTGGCCCCGGACCGCCGTGGCCATCGGCGCCGCCGTGGCGAGCGCCCTTGGCGCCAACGAACTGCTCATCCTGGCCGTGGCCGGTGGTTCCCTGGCGGCCTGGAGCCATTTTCGGTCCTCCCCCGAGTCCAGATCGGCGCTCACGCTGACGCCGTTCGTCCTCGACGGCGTCACAGTCATGGCTGCCACAGCCCCCGTTCCGGCCAGCCTCGGCGGCCTCTTCCTGTTCTTCCTCAAGGTCGGCAGCGTGCTGTTCGGCAGCGGCTATGTCCTCCTGGCCTTCCTCCGAGCGGACCTCGTCGAGCGCTGGGGCTGGCTCACCGAGGCCCAGCTCCTGGACGCCGTGGCCGTGGGCCAGTTCACGCCGGGCCCCGTCTTCACCACGGCGACGTTCATTGGCTACCTGGTGGGCGGCACGCCCGGCGCCGGTCTCGCGACGCTGGGCATCTTCCTGCCCGCCTTCGTCTTCGTGGCCCTCAGCGGCCCTCTGATTCCCAGGCTTCGTCGGTCACGGACCGCGGGCGCGGTGCTCGACGGCGTCAACGCGGCCTCGCTGGCCCTCATGGCCGTGGTGACCTGGCAGCTGGGCCGCGCGGCCCTGGTGGATGGTTGGACGGTGGCCCTGGCGGTGCTTGGCGCGGTGTTGCTGCTCCGCTGGCGGGTCAACTCGGCCTGGCTGGTGCTGGGCGGTGCCGCCGCCGGGCTGCTGCGAGCCATGTGA
- a CDS encoding kelch repeat-containing protein, with the protein MRQKSRSGLACLALGLVLALAGCGGAQHSEEAEGSAQAVVTLPQALSASDMVRVELTVSGAGMTTRTDALVKTGGQWGGVLGQLPAGTGRTFSAQAFDASNTVRYAGQVTPVTIQAAQTTAVTLLLQEVNAPPPFENAAPRILSLVASPGTVSPGGQVTLQATAEDANTGDTLTYAWTASTGSFSAASSLSTAWTAPASAGPVVLTLTVTDSKGASASLSITITVSTGNGSAAVNVSFNTWPQVAMVTALPSSVSVGQATQVTASASDADGDSLSYQWTANCAGTWTHATSVTASFTPSAQPSGGTCVLTVAVSDGRGGQGAGSLTIHVGPPTTPRFPPEVVETFQSVTTVPAGATVDFRVRARDPQGSALTFAWTASVGTLGVPVSGSTTSEVVWTPPACVPAGMSPSITATVSNALGGTTSTSFFLSLPATGVCPPPSVCGDGITNGSEACDDGNTVTESVCPNGQASCTTCNSTCTTAYHSLSVLLAGTGSGSVSSFPVGISCSTGKCTSLFPHATTVTLTAPPAASSTFQGWSGGCVGTTSCTLTMTAAMNVTASFQSTPRPPAILSTFQSATTVPVSGGVTFRVVASDPQDSPLAFSWKSNVGTLGVPTSGSSQSEVVWTPPACGSAGTTPSFTATITNGFNLTATTVFTVSGLPVCVSGWTSTGSMGSPRVRHMATLLKNGKVLVSGGYFSFAALGTAEVYDPASGTWSATGPMTSPRYYHTETLLPDGRVLVSGGFAVNSRLASAELYDPASGTWMATGSMATARQSATATLLKNGTVLVSGGHSGVGAPQVTAEVYDPASGTWSATGPMVSSRFQHAATLLPDGRVLVSGGYGSSSEIAAAEVYDPASRTWSAVAPMASPRRFHALTQLNNGTALASGGQNTSGAVQTAEVYDPASRTWSATNSMTVPRSQGAALLLPNGKIFTAGGSGTSAGRTAELYDAASRTWSAIAPMAWARFYHTATLLNDGRVLVSGGYAGSTELATAEVYRP; encoded by the coding sequence ATGAGGCAAAAGAGTCGAAGCGGGCTGGCGTGTCTGGCCTTGGGCCTGGTGCTCGCATTGGCCGGCTGCGGTGGGGCGCAGCATTCCGAGGAGGCGGAAGGCAGCGCGCAGGCGGTGGTGACGCTGCCGCAGGCCCTCAGCGCCAGCGACATGGTGAGGGTGGAACTCACGGTGTCGGGCGCGGGGATGACGACGCGCACCGACGCGCTGGTGAAGACGGGCGGGCAGTGGGGCGGGGTGCTCGGACAGCTGCCTGCGGGCACCGGCCGCACCTTCAGCGCCCAGGCTTTCGATGCCTCCAACACCGTGCGCTACGCGGGACAGGTGACGCCCGTCACCATCCAGGCTGCCCAGACGACGGCGGTGACGCTGCTGCTTCAGGAGGTGAATGCGCCACCGCCCTTCGAGAACGCGGCCCCGCGCATCCTCTCGCTGGTGGCCAGCCCCGGCACCGTGTCGCCGGGCGGGCAGGTGACCCTCCAGGCCACCGCGGAGGACGCCAACACCGGCGACACACTCACCTACGCCTGGACGGCCAGCACGGGGAGCTTCAGCGCCGCCTCCAGCCTCTCCACGGCCTGGACGGCGCCGGCCTCCGCCGGGCCCGTGGTGCTGACGCTGACGGTGACGGACTCCAAGGGCGCCAGTGCTTCCCTCAGCATCACCATCACGGTGAGCACCGGCAACGGCAGCGCCGCCGTCAACGTCTCCTTCAATACCTGGCCCCAGGTGGCCATGGTGACGGCGCTGCCGTCCTCTGTCTCCGTGGGTCAGGCCACCCAGGTGACGGCCTCCGCGAGCGACGCGGATGGCGACAGCCTGAGCTACCAATGGACTGCGAATTGCGCGGGAACGTGGACACACGCCACCTCCGTCACCGCCAGCTTCACGCCCTCGGCGCAGCCTTCGGGGGGCACCTGCGTGCTCACCGTGGCGGTGTCCGACGGCCGGGGAGGGCAGGGCGCGGGCAGCCTGACCATCCACGTCGGCCCGCCCACGACGCCGCGCTTCCCGCCCGAGGTGGTGGAGACGTTCCAATCGGTGACCACGGTGCCGGCGGGAGCCACCGTCGACTTCCGGGTGCGGGCGAGGGACCCACAGGGCAGCGCGCTCACCTTCGCGTGGACGGCCAGCGTCGGCACCCTGGGCGTGCCCGTCAGTGGATCCACCACGAGCGAAGTGGTGTGGACACCACCGGCGTGCGTGCCTGCCGGAATGTCGCCTTCCATCACCGCCACGGTCTCCAATGCACTCGGCGGCACTACCTCCACGTCCTTCTTCCTCTCGCTTCCAGCAACGGGCGTGTGCCCGCCGCCCTCCGTCTGTGGCGATGGCATCACGAATGGATCCGAGGCCTGTGATGACGGCAACACCGTCACGGAGAGCGTCTGCCCCAATGGCCAGGCGAGCTGCACCACGTGCAACAGCACCTGCACCACGGCCTATCACTCGCTCAGCGTCCTCCTGGCGGGCACCGGCTCAGGCTCGGTCTCTTCCTTCCCCGTCGGCATCAGCTGCTCCACGGGCAAGTGCACCTCCTTGTTCCCCCATGCCACCACCGTCACGTTGACGGCGCCCCCCGCCGCCAGCTCCACTTTCCAAGGCTGGTCGGGCGGCTGCGTTGGGACAACGAGCTGCACCCTGACGATGACGGCCGCGATGAACGTCACGGCGAGCTTCCAGTCGACCCCCCGCCCCCCGGCCATCCTCAGTACCTTCCAATCAGCGACCACGGTCCCCGTCAGTGGCGGCGTCACCTTCCGCGTGGTGGCGAGCGACCCGCAGGACAGCCCGCTTGCCTTCTCCTGGAAGTCCAACGTCGGCACTCTGGGCGTGCCCACCAGTGGCTCCAGTCAGAGCGAAGTGGTGTGGACACCGCCCGCCTGCGGGTCCGCCGGCACCACGCCTTCATTCACCGCCACCATCACCAACGGGTTCAACCTGACGGCCACGACGGTCTTCACCGTGTCAGGATTGCCAGTCTGTGTATCGGGATGGACCTCGACGGGATCCATGGGCTCGCCGCGCGTCCGTCACATGGCGACGCTGCTGAAAAACGGCAAGGTCCTCGTCTCGGGGGGCTACTTCTCCTTCGCCGCACTGGGGACAGCGGAGGTTTACGATCCGGCCTCGGGCACCTGGAGCGCGACAGGTCCCATGACCTCGCCACGCTACTACCACACGGAAACGCTGCTACCCGATGGCAGGGTGCTGGTCTCAGGAGGATTCGCTGTGAACAGCCGCCTCGCGTCGGCGGAATTGTACGATCCGGCCTCGGGCACCTGGATGGCGACAGGCTCCATGGCCACTGCTCGCCAAAGTGCCACGGCCACGCTGCTGAAAAACGGCACTGTGCTCGTTTCGGGGGGACACAGCGGGGTTGGCGCCCCGCAGGTGACTGCAGAGGTTTACGATCCGGCCTCGGGCACCTGGAGCGCGACAGGCCCCATGGTTTCTTCTCGCTTCCAGCACGCCGCGACCCTGCTGCCCGACGGACGGGTGCTGGTCTCGGGTGGATATGGCAGCAGCAGTGAGATCGCGGCGGCGGAGGTGTACGACCCGGCCTCGCGTACTTGGAGCGCCGTCGCTCCCATGGCCTCGCCTCGTCGGTTTCATGCCTTGACGCAACTGAACAACGGCACGGCTCTGGCCTCGGGAGGACAGAACACGAGCGGCGCCGTCCAGACGGCGGAGGTGTATGATCCGGCCTCGCGCACCTGGAGCGCCACCAACTCCATGACCGTGCCCCGATCCCAGGGAGCGGCGCTGCTGCTGCCCAACGGCAAGATCTTCACCGCGGGAGGAAGCGGCACGAGCGCTGGCAGGACGGCGGAGCTGTACGACGCGGCGTCGCGTACCTGGAGCGCTATCGCGCCCATGGCCTGGGCTCGCTTCTACCACACGGCGACGTTGCTGAACGACGGCAGGGTGCTCGTTTCGGGAGGATACGCAGGCAGCACCGAGCTCGCGACGGCGGAGGTATACAGGCCCTGA
- a CDS encoding LysR family transcriptional regulator, which produces MHIAWDDLQTVEALVRTGSVVGAARELSLRHSSISRRVDALERALGVPLFLRGATLRPTPLGLAIAERAGHMRPHALDVGALIEEQHRARAGRLVITTNEVLASLLFGALRTCGFTQRVQVRISESELALEPGVTDLALRPSHTPGGALRGQQLGRLRLGVFRARAARQDPAAWVLPSGNLRTRSSMRWWKAVPEDAGALVECDTLLGIRDACVAGLGRSVLPALLAEGDPRLVLEEELPGGPPVWLLSAATRRADAALRRARESLSEALRSAPGVWEA; this is translated from the coding sequence ATGCACATCGCCTGGGACGACCTGCAGACGGTGGAAGCGCTGGTACGCACGGGGAGCGTCGTGGGCGCGGCGCGCGAGCTCTCGCTGCGCCACTCGTCCATCTCGCGGCGGGTGGATGCCCTCGAGCGCGCGCTCGGGGTGCCGCTCTTCCTGCGTGGGGCGACGCTGCGCCCGACGCCGCTCGGCCTCGCCATTGCCGAGCGCGCGGGCCACATGCGCCCCCACGCCCTGGACGTGGGGGCACTCATCGAGGAGCAGCACCGGGCGCGCGCAGGCCGGCTCGTCATCACCACGAACGAAGTGCTGGCTTCACTGCTGTTCGGCGCGCTGCGCACGTGCGGCTTCACGCAGCGGGTCCAGGTGCGCATCTCCGAGAGTGAGCTGGCGCTGGAGCCCGGAGTGACGGACCTGGCCTTGCGGCCGAGTCACACGCCGGGCGGTGCGCTCCGGGGACAGCAATTGGGACGGCTGCGGCTCGGAGTGTTCCGGGCGCGGGCAGCCAGGCAGGACCCGGCGGCCTGGGTCCTGCCATCAGGGAACCTGCGCACCCGATCCTCCATGCGCTGGTGGAAGGCTGTCCCCGAGGACGCGGGGGCTCTCGTGGAGTGCGACACGCTGCTCGGCATCAGGGATGCCTGCGTCGCGGGCCTGGGGCGGAGCGTGCTCCCGGCGCTGCTCGCAGAAGGGGACCCGCGTCTGGTGCTGGAGGAGGAACTCCCGGGCGGCCCTCCGGTGTGGCTGCTGTCCGCCGCCACCCGGCGCGCGGACGCGGCCCTCCGGCGGGCGCGGGAGTCACTCTCCGAAGCCCTCCGGAGCGCCCCGGGCGTATGGGAGGCCTGA
- a CDS encoding ribonuclease H-like domain-containing protein codes for MLLHTFQLIPGVGPWREKDLWSKGIRTWDDFPDGGIVISRKADTAARERIAEARAALARRDLKDLARMVPPREHWRLFPEFQDDAVYFDIETDGSKTQVPTVVSLFDAEGLHVYIQGRNMDALPEGLAKRRLWVTFNGSCFDVPVLKEYFGAKNFPVPEAHIDLRFVTRRLGMGGGLKEIEDKLGVGRPPHLKGVNGYDAVLLWRAYLRRGDVEALRYLVEYNLYDSFQLRSLMDLAYNKGADDLNLDVPRLKVFERGDLLYDVSRLLLELGPTERDLDTLARVRAMEQDS; via the coding sequence ATGCTGCTGCACACGTTCCAGCTCATCCCCGGCGTGGGGCCGTGGCGCGAGAAGGACCTGTGGTCCAAGGGCATCCGGACCTGGGATGACTTCCCGGACGGCGGCATCGTCATCAGCCGCAAGGCGGACACGGCGGCCCGCGAGCGCATCGCGGAGGCCCGGGCGGCGCTGGCGCGGCGCGACTTGAAGGACCTGGCCCGCATGGTGCCGCCGCGCGAGCACTGGCGCCTGTTTCCGGAGTTCCAGGACGACGCCGTCTACTTCGACATCGAGACGGACGGCAGCAAGACGCAGGTTCCCACGGTGGTGAGCCTGTTCGACGCCGAGGGGCTGCACGTCTACATCCAGGGCCGGAACATGGACGCGCTGCCGGAAGGCCTGGCGAAGCGGCGGCTGTGGGTGACGTTCAACGGCTCGTGCTTCGACGTGCCGGTGCTGAAGGAGTACTTCGGCGCGAAGAACTTCCCGGTGCCGGAGGCGCACATTGATTTGCGCTTCGTCACGCGGCGGCTGGGGATGGGCGGCGGGCTGAAGGAGATTGAAGACAAGCTGGGCGTGGGACGGCCGCCGCACCTGAAGGGCGTGAACGGCTACGACGCGGTGCTGCTGTGGCGCGCGTACCTGCGGCGCGGCGACGTGGAGGCCCTGCGCTACCTGGTGGAGTACAACCTCTACGACTCGTTCCAGCTCCGGTCGCTGATGGACCTGGCGTACAACAAGGGCGCGGACGACCTGAACCTGGACGTCCCGCGGCTGAAGGTCTTCGAGCGCGGGGACCTGCTGTACGACGTGAGCCGGCTGCTGCTGGAGCTGGGCCCCACCGAGCGTGACCTGGACACGCTCGCGCGCGTGCGGGCCATGGAGCAGGATTCCTGA
- a CDS encoding (deoxy)nucleoside triphosphate pyrophosphohydrolase yields MTRAVPRTVRVVAALIPRPGPEDGGPRYLVQQRLPGGSRALLWEFPGGKVEAGETDEAALARECREELDVELSVGRRLWEGRHTYPDLTVELVLLAATIVSGEPKPLGAHQLAFHTPTEMQALPFCEADIPLLDDLLAGRLGALD; encoded by the coding sequence GTGACGCGCGCCGTGCCCCGGACGGTGCGGGTGGTGGCCGCGCTGATTCCCCGGCCCGGTCCGGAAGACGGCGGGCCGCGGTACCTGGTCCAGCAGCGCCTTCCCGGTGGGAGCCGCGCGCTCCTCTGGGAGTTCCCCGGCGGCAAGGTGGAGGCGGGCGAAACGGACGAAGCCGCCCTCGCGCGCGAGTGCCGCGAGGAGCTGGACGTGGAGCTGTCCGTGGGCCGCCGCCTGTGGGAGGGCCGGCACACGTACCCGGACCTCACGGTCGAATTGGTGCTGCTCGCGGCCACGATTGTGTCCGGCGAGCCGAAGCCGCTGGGCGCGCACCAGCTGGCGTTCCACACGCCCACGGAAATGCAGGCGCTGCCGTTCTGCGAGGCGGACATTCCGCTCCTGGACGACCTGCTGGCGGGAAGGCTGGGTGCGCTCGATTGA
- a CDS encoding PQQ-binding-like beta-propeller repeat protein: MVAGAGLLAGCATAPLYGNPELPAAPRQPPVDYFQVDWWTGLIDKVPLLEYSPREPASPVYDPESRNVVVQTRDGYVRAVGPDGKVAWSLRTGARALAGGLASEGVIYVPGGDGVLYAVDGRTGAVKWKYATNESLATVPVLADGLVLVATDTDTVFAVKATDGTWVWQYRRDPPSGFTVRGASAPRVDQDTAYVGFSDGFLVALKVEDGGVVWEKSLSGAGTEFLDVDTTPAIDSAGRLYVASYKNGLYALEADTGAVIWNATVGGLTSLLARGEVVFATGDGRVDAYLGETGKLIWSLPLKDRTALAPVLARGMLLVPNERALLFVDPTTGKSRMAWNPGVGISAPPFVVGSRVYVLSNNAYLYALDMNDVKKGPRG; this comes from the coding sequence ATGGTGGCTGGGGCAGGGCTCCTGGCCGGGTGTGCGACGGCGCCGCTGTACGGCAACCCGGAGCTGCCCGCGGCGCCCCGTCAGCCGCCGGTGGACTACTTCCAGGTGGACTGGTGGACGGGGCTCATCGACAAGGTCCCGCTGCTGGAGTACTCGCCGCGCGAGCCCGCCTCTCCGGTGTACGACCCGGAGAGCCGGAACGTCGTGGTGCAGACGCGTGACGGCTACGTCCGCGCGGTGGGACCGGACGGGAAGGTGGCCTGGTCCCTGCGCACGGGAGCCCGGGCGCTCGCGGGCGGTCTGGCCAGCGAGGGCGTCATCTACGTGCCGGGCGGTGACGGCGTGCTGTACGCGGTGGATGGCCGCACCGGCGCGGTGAAGTGGAAGTACGCCACCAACGAGTCCCTGGCCACGGTGCCGGTGCTCGCGGACGGCCTGGTGCTGGTGGCCACGGACACCGACACGGTGTTCGCGGTGAAGGCGACGGACGGCACGTGGGTGTGGCAGTACCGGCGCGATCCGCCGTCGGGCTTCACCGTCCGGGGCGCCTCCGCGCCGCGAGTGGACCAGGACACCGCGTACGTCGGCTTCTCCGACGGCTTCCTCGTCGCGCTCAAGGTGGAGGACGGCGGCGTCGTCTGGGAGAAGTCCCTGTCGGGCGCGGGCACGGAGTTCCTGGACGTGGACACCACGCCCGCCATCGACTCGGCGGGGCGGCTCTACGTGGCCTCGTACAAGAACGGCCTGTACGCCCTGGAGGCGGACACCGGCGCGGTCATCTGGAACGCCACCGTGGGCGGCCTGACGTCGCTGCTGGCGCGGGGCGAGGTGGTGTTCGCGACCGGCGACGGCCGCGTGGACGCCTACCTGGGAGAGACGGGAAAGCTCATCTGGTCGCTCCCCCTCAAGGACAGGACGGCGCTCGCTCCGGTGTTGGCCAGGGGAATGCTGCTGGTTCCCAACGAGCGTGCGCTGCTGTTCGTGGACCCGACGACGGGCAAGTCACGCATGGCGTGGAACCCGGGCGTGGGCATCTCCGCGCCGCCGTTCGTGGTGGGCTCGCGGGTGTACGTGCTGTCCAACAACGCGTACCTGTACGCGCTGGACATGAACGACGTGAAGAAGGGGCCGCGCGGGTGA
- a CDS encoding DUF3014 domain-containing protein: protein MSDPNFVNQGPGAIPPPPETEPTKTPSRGKVLGILVALMVVGVLGSYFGLRRQSEAPPVVTAPPVVDAGVAEVPAEVSLPESDGRIRDLVGKLSVDPELAKWLQEQDLARRFTASVSNIADGESPRASLLFMAPVGAFQVGAAAANGRSEIAPLSYARYDLVARVLGSLDASGAAMVYRELKPLIDQAYREIAPPDQGFETAFGRAIQHLLAVPVPKGPVEVEPRGALYVYASPELEGLSKAQKHLLRMGPGNMRLIQAKLRELRTALNLPTPAPATPEPLPDQAPGQSETQE from the coding sequence ATGAGCGATCCGAACTTCGTGAATCAGGGCCCTGGAGCCATTCCGCCGCCGCCGGAGACCGAGCCGACCAAGACTCCGTCGCGGGGCAAGGTCCTGGGCATCCTGGTCGCGCTGATGGTCGTGGGCGTGCTCGGTTCGTACTTCGGCTTGAGGCGCCAGTCGGAGGCGCCGCCCGTGGTGACGGCGCCGCCCGTGGTGGACGCGGGCGTGGCGGAGGTGCCCGCGGAGGTGTCGTTGCCGGAGAGCGACGGGCGCATCCGTGACCTGGTGGGCAAGCTGTCGGTGGACCCGGAGCTGGCGAAGTGGCTGCAGGAGCAAGACCTGGCGCGCCGGTTCACCGCGTCCGTGAGCAACATCGCGGATGGTGAGAGCCCTCGGGCCTCGCTGTTGTTCATGGCGCCCGTGGGGGCGTTCCAGGTGGGCGCGGCCGCGGCGAATGGGCGCTCGGAGATCGCGCCGCTGAGCTACGCGCGCTACGACCTGGTGGCCCGGGTGCTGGGGTCGCTGGACGCGTCCGGCGCGGCGATGGTGTACCGGGAGCTGAAGCCTCTCATCGACCAGGCGTACCGGGAGATCGCGCCGCCGGATCAGGGCTTCGAGACGGCGTTCGGCCGGGCCATCCAGCACCTGCTGGCGGTGCCGGTGCCGAAGGGGCCGGTGGAGGTGGAGCCCAGGGGCGCGCTGTATGTCTATGCGTCGCCGGAGCTGGAGGGGCTGAGCAAGGCCCAGAAGCACTTGCTGCGAATGGGTCCGGGGAACATGCGGCTCATCCAGGCGAAGCTGCGGGAGCTGCGCACGGCGCTGAACCTGCCGACCCCGGCGCCAGCCACGCCCGAACCGTTGCCGGATCAGGCGCCGGGGCAGTCAGAAACCCAGGAATGA
- a CDS encoding tetratricopeptide repeat protein, translating to MVAQQKTEKIRQQELRQPDAFQKAGADARDWLMQRQKFLAIGAGVLVLGAVGVAIASEVSKRGEETASMALGQALTVLDRPVTGVDPVDPSATEPPFATAQARDEEVVKQLAAFRKEHGGTRAATTAALPQAKAEFRLGKNDDALASLDVFLKGAPENDALRASALEGQGYAYEAKGDYAQAIASFEAMEKADTGEYLVGMGAYHKARMLILQGKKDEAAQVLSKIPTDHPNSAAARQATERMAVLAAEGVKVPTPAPPAATATDAGQP from the coding sequence ATCGTGGCCCAGCAGAAGACCGAGAAGATTCGCCAGCAGGAGCTTCGTCAGCCGGACGCTTTCCAGAAGGCGGGAGCGGACGCGCGAGACTGGCTGATGCAGCGCCAGAAGTTCCTCGCCATCGGCGCGGGCGTGCTCGTGCTGGGCGCGGTGGGCGTGGCCATCGCCAGTGAAGTCTCCAAGCGCGGCGAGGAGACGGCCTCCATGGCCCTGGGCCAGGCCCTCACCGTCCTGGATCGCCCCGTGACGGGCGTGGACCCGGTGGACCCGTCCGCCACGGAGCCCCCGTTCGCCACGGCGCAGGCCCGCGACGAGGAGGTCGTGAAGCAGCTGGCGGCCTTCCGCAAGGAGCACGGCGGAACCCGCGCGGCGACGACGGCCGCCCTGCCGCAGGCCAAGGCCGAGTTCCGGCTGGGCAAGAACGACGACGCCCTGGCGTCCCTGGACGTCTTCCTCAAGGGCGCCCCGGAGAACGACGCCCTGCGCGCGAGCGCCCTGGAAGGCCAGGGCTACGCCTACGAGGCCAAGGGTGACTACGCCCAGGCCATCGCCTCCTTCGAGGCGATGGAGAAGGCGGACACCGGCGAGTACCTGGTCGGCATGGGCGCGTACCACAAGGCGCGCATGCTCATCCTCCAGGGCAAGAAGGACGAGGCCGCGCAGGTGCTGTCCAAGATTCCGACGGACCACCCGAACAGCGCCGCGGCCCGTCAGGCCACCGAGCGCATGGCGGTGCTGGCCGCGGAGGGCGTGAAGGTGCCCACGCCGGCGCCGCCCGCCGCGACGGCCACGGACGCGGGGCAGCCGTAG